A genomic segment from Drosophila miranda strain MSH22 chromosome 3, D.miranda_PacBio2.1, whole genome shotgun sequence encodes:
- the LOC117188326 gene encoding sorbitol dehydrogenase-like isoform X1, producing MATDNLTAVLHGIEDLRLEQRPIPEIASDEVLLAMDSVGICGSDVHYLTAGRIGDFVLTKPMIIGNEAAGVVAKVGKSVKHLAVGDRVAIEPGVPCRYCDLCKQGKYNLCADMVFCATPPYDGNLTRFYKHAADFCFKLPDHVSMEEGALLEPLSVGVHACRRAEVGLGSKVLILGAGPIGLVTLLAAQALGASEILITDLVQQRLDVAKELGATHTLLLDRNQSAEDIVKKVHSTMSEAPDKAVDCCGAESSARLAIFATRSGGVVVIVGMGAPEIKLPLINALSREVDIRGVFRYCNDYSAALALVASGKVNVKRLVTHHFDITETAKAFETSRYGHGGAIKVMIHVQPRDANNPVKS from the exons ATGGCAACGGATAACTTAACTGCTGTTCTTCATGGCATTGAGGACTTGCGTTTG GAACAACGTCCCATTCCGGAAATAGCCAGCGATG AGGTCCTTCTGGCCATGGACAGTGTTGGGATCTGCGGTTCCGATGTGCACTATCTCACTGCTGGACGCATAGGCGACTTTGTCCTGACCAAGCCCATGATCATCGGAAATGAGGCTGCTGGCGTAGTGGCTAAGGTGGGAAAGTCCGTAAAACATTTGGCTGTGGGAGATCGTGTAGCCATCGAACCGGGCGTTCCCTGTCGCTACTGTGATCTCTGCAAGCAGGGAAAGTACAACCTTTGTGCCGACATGGTGTTCTGTGCCACGCCCCCGTACGATGGCAACCTTACACGCTTCTACAAGCATGCGGCGGACTTTTGCTTCAAACTCCCGGATCATGTCAGCATGGAGGAGGGCGCCCTCCTGGAACCACTCTCGGTGGGTGTTCACGCCTGTCGTCGGGCCGAAGTTGGTCTGGGCTCCAAGGTCCTGATCCTGGGCGCCGGACCAATCGGTCTGGTCACTCTGCTG GCCGCTCAAGCCTTGGGAGCTTCTGAGATTTTGATCACAGATTTGGTGCAGCAGCGTCTGGATGTGGCCAAAGAGCTGGGCGCCACCCACACCCTGTTGCTGGATAGGAATCAGAGTGCCGAGGATATTGTCAAAAAAGTCCATTCTACCATGAGCGAGGCCCCTGACAAGGCCGTCGACTGTTGTGGGGCAGAGAGCAGTGCTCGGCTGGCAATCTTC GCTACACGTTCCGGCGGTGTTGTCGTTATTGTGGGTATGGGAGCACCGGAGATCAAGCTGCCCTTGATCAATGCCCTGTCACGAGAGGTCGACATACGTGGCGTCTTCCGCTACTGCAACGA CTACTCGGCCGCTCTGGCTCTGGTGGCATCCGGTAAAGTGAATGTCAAGCGTCTGGTAACACATCACTTTGACATAACCGAGACGGCGAAGGCCTTCGAGACCTCCCGCTATGGCCATGGCGGTGCTATCAAAGTCATGATACACGTCCAGCCCAGAGATGCCAACAATCCAGTTAAATCTTGA
- the LOC117188326 gene encoding sorbitol dehydrogenase-like isoform X2 encodes MATDNLTAVLHGIEDLRLEQRPIPEIASDEVLLAMDSVGICGSDVHYLTAGRIGDFVLTKPMIIGNEAAGVVAKVGKSVKHLAVGDRVAIEPGVPCRYCDLCKQGKYNLCADMVFCATPPYDGNLTRFYKHAADFCFKLPDHVSMEEGALLEPLSVGVHACRRAEVGLGSKVLILGAGPIGLVTLLAAQALGASEILITDLVQQRLDVAKELGATHTLLLDRNQSAEDIVKKVHSTMSEAPDKAVDCSLNERVLLWMATRSGGVVVIVGMGAPEIKLPLINALSREVDIRGVFRYCNDYSAALALVASGKVNVKRLVTHHFDITETAKAFETSRYGHGGAIKVMIHVQPRDANNPVKS; translated from the exons ATGGCAACGGATAACTTAACTGCTGTTCTTCATGGCATTGAGGACTTGCGTTTG GAACAACGTCCCATTCCGGAAATAGCCAGCGATG AGGTCCTTCTGGCCATGGACAGTGTTGGGATCTGCGGTTCCGATGTGCACTATCTCACTGCTGGACGCATAGGCGACTTTGTCCTGACCAAGCCCATGATCATCGGAAATGAGGCTGCTGGCGTAGTGGCTAAGGTGGGAAAGTCCGTAAAACATTTGGCTGTGGGAGATCGTGTAGCCATCGAACCGGGCGTTCCCTGTCGCTACTGTGATCTCTGCAAGCAGGGAAAGTACAACCTTTGTGCCGACATGGTGTTCTGTGCCACGCCCCCGTACGATGGCAACCTTACACGCTTCTACAAGCATGCGGCGGACTTTTGCTTCAAACTCCCGGATCATGTCAGCATGGAGGAGGGCGCCCTCCTGGAACCACTCTCGGTGGGTGTTCACGCCTGTCGTCGGGCCGAAGTTGGTCTGGGCTCCAAGGTCCTGATCCTGGGCGCCGGACCAATCGGTCTGGTCACTCTGCTG GCCGCTCAAGCCTTGGGAGCTTCTGAGATTTTGATCACAGATTTGGTGCAGCAGCGTCTGGATGTGGCCAAAGAGCTGGGCGCCACCCACACCCTGTTGCTGGATAGGAATCAGAGTGCCGAGGATATTGTCAAAAAAGTCCATTCTACCATGAGCGAGGCCCCTGACAAGGCCGTCGACTGTT CTCTCAATGAAAGGGTTTTGCTGTGGATGGCTACACGTTCCGGCGGTGTTGTCGTTATTGTGGGTATGGGAGCACCGGAGATCAAGCTGCCCTTGATCAATGCCCTGTCACGAGAGGTCGACATACGTGGCGTCTTCCGCTACTGCAACGA CTACTCGGCCGCTCTGGCTCTGGTGGCATCCGGTAAAGTGAATGTCAAGCGTCTGGTAACACATCACTTTGACATAACCGAGACGGCGAAGGCCTTCGAGACCTCCCGCTATGGCCATGGCGGTGCTATCAAAGTCATGATACACGTCCAGCCCAGAGATGCCAACAATCCAGTTAAATCTTGA